From a single Microbacterium terrisoli genomic region:
- a CDS encoding glycosyltransferase family 2 protein has product MPVLNEVAYLQRAVQTVLAQQTDGPSELILALGPSTDGTNELARRLAEADERIVLVENPGADIPKGLNLAIKASSRPTVVRVDAHSELSPHYTRAALATLAETRAANVGGVMRADGRTPFQRAVARAYNSPIGLGGGAYHGSTHAGEAESAYLGVMRRAVLDEVGLFDETIRRGEDWELNLRIRSAGYRVWFDPALSVTYWPRESWVRLAQQFRATGAWRGELVRRFAWRNPLRFFAPPALVLVVAAAIIFGVLQVTGIVTGWLSLLLSIVYLPLVAYVALLIIVAAGDGGGTGWRDKLWTLAVLPTMHLSWGAGFLSGVATGAHDTVDTSRLGSRNTPLP; this is encoded by the coding sequence ATGCCCGTGCTCAACGAGGTCGCCTACCTGCAGCGCGCGGTCCAGACCGTTCTCGCCCAGCAGACCGACGGGCCGTCCGAGCTGATCCTGGCACTGGGGCCTTCCACGGACGGCACGAACGAACTCGCGCGGCGACTGGCCGAAGCCGATGAGCGGATCGTCCTGGTCGAAAACCCCGGCGCCGACATCCCCAAGGGATTGAACCTGGCGATCAAGGCCAGCAGCCGCCCCACGGTCGTGCGCGTCGACGCGCACTCCGAGCTCTCGCCCCACTACACGAGAGCGGCGCTGGCAACCCTCGCCGAGACCCGGGCTGCCAATGTCGGAGGTGTGATGCGCGCCGACGGCCGCACGCCGTTCCAGCGCGCCGTCGCGCGCGCCTACAACTCCCCGATCGGGCTGGGTGGCGGCGCCTACCACGGCAGCACGCACGCGGGAGAGGCGGAATCCGCCTACCTCGGGGTCATGCGCCGCGCCGTGCTGGACGAAGTGGGGCTGTTCGACGAGACGATCCGTCGGGGCGAGGATTGGGAGCTGAACCTGCGGATCCGCAGCGCCGGCTACCGCGTCTGGTTCGACCCGGCCCTGTCGGTCACGTATTGGCCCCGCGAGAGCTGGGTACGGCTCGCGCAGCAGTTCCGCGCGACCGGCGCCTGGCGCGGTGAACTGGTGCGCCGCTTCGCCTGGCGCAACCCGCTGCGCTTCTTCGCCCCGCCCGCACTCGTGCTCGTCGTCGCCGCCGCGATCATCTTCGGTGTGCTGCAGGTGACCGGCATCGTGACCGGGTGGCTTTCACTGCTGCTGTCGATCGTCTACCTTCCGCTGGTCGCGTACGTCGCGCTGCTGATCATCGTCGCCGCCGGAGACGGAGGAGGCACCGGATGGCGCGACAAGCTGTGGACCCTGGCGGTGCTGCCCACAATGCACCTCTCGTGGGGTGCAGGGTTCCTGTCGGGTGTGGCCACCGGCGCCCACGACACCGTCGACACCTCACGGCTGGGCTCGCGCAACACGCCGCTGCCGTGA
- a CDS encoding DUF4192 family protein produces MRTEPTILHASGGADFLAMLPTLAGCTVRESILIVPFAGTRTMGVMRIDLPSRGAPYDRLGSIALGSMSRLEGCDGVILAAYTDATFPVAFAQWERLIAALDERFESAGFTVKDAYCVAQDGWASWYEPSPPFDGHPRSEIDESPMAAHAAEVRGGAPLTAHTAAGSLPPADPETAGRLTAMVDGLISGHELDAFGRWQPANIPDAIAFIEELLERDADDTPLPMLARLALHSMRPDRRDEMVLQIAFGRAVGERARADSERRHEVQRTQHLSMDEIVAAETAQSDGRPDEQGELFLGESVREPHVVRVRRAIDILRRTIVHLDPDLRPDLLCMLAWLHWAVGASSAAGHHVESALRIDPEHTLAAGLLALIESGKVPEWVYAAHGSQRTQNRAQRRSGRRATKAAARMG; encoded by the coding sequence ATGAGAACCGAACCCACCATCCTGCACGCATCCGGCGGTGCCGACTTCCTCGCCATGCTCCCCACTCTCGCCGGCTGCACGGTCCGCGAGAGCATCCTCATCGTCCCGTTCGCGGGCACGCGCACAATGGGCGTCATGCGCATCGATCTGCCGTCGCGGGGCGCCCCGTACGACCGTCTGGGATCCATCGCGCTCGGGTCGATGAGCAGACTGGAAGGCTGCGACGGTGTGATCCTGGCCGCATACACCGACGCCACCTTCCCTGTGGCGTTCGCGCAGTGGGAACGCTTGATCGCAGCCTTGGACGAGCGATTCGAATCGGCGGGATTCACCGTGAAGGACGCCTACTGCGTCGCGCAGGACGGCTGGGCCAGCTGGTACGAGCCGTCGCCGCCGTTCGACGGGCATCCCCGGTCTGAGATCGATGAGAGTCCGATGGCCGCCCACGCCGCCGAGGTGCGCGGCGGCGCGCCCTTGACTGCGCACACAGCCGCCGGCTCGCTGCCACCCGCCGACCCCGAGACGGCGGGGCGGCTCACGGCGATGGTCGACGGCCTGATCAGCGGTCACGAACTCGACGCGTTCGGCCGGTGGCAGCCGGCGAACATTCCGGACGCGATCGCCTTCATCGAGGAGCTGCTGGAGCGCGACGCCGACGACACGCCGCTGCCGATGCTCGCCCGCCTCGCCCTGCACAGCATGCGCCCTGACCGTCGAGACGAGATGGTGCTGCAGATCGCCTTCGGGCGCGCAGTCGGCGAACGCGCCCGCGCCGACAGCGAGCGCCGGCACGAGGTGCAGCGCACGCAGCACCTGTCGATGGACGAGATCGTGGCGGCCGAGACCGCACAGTCCGACGGGCGGCCCGACGAACAGGGGGAACTGTTCCTCGGCGAGAGTGTGAGAGAGCCGCACGTTGTGCGCGTGCGCCGGGCGATCGACATCCTGCGCCGCACCATCGTTCATCTGGACCCCGACCTGCGCCCTGACCTGCTGTGCATGCTGGCGTGGCTGCACTGGGCGGTGGGGGCGAGCTCTGCCGCCGGGCACCACGTCGAATCAGCGTTGCGGATCGACCCCGAGCACACGCTGGCGGCCGGGCTGCTGGCGCTGATCGAGAGCGGCAAGGTCCCGGAGTGGGTCTATGCCGCCCACGGCAGCCAGCGCACGCAGAACCGGGCTCAGCGGCGGTCGGGCCGCCGTGCCACGAAGGCCGCCGCCCGCATGGGATGA
- a CDS encoding phosphocholine cytidylyltransferase family protein — protein MTLQTVILAAGMGSRLGRSLPKSLTVLNDGRSIMGQQHANIRAAFGREARITTVVGYRAETIIEAFPDADYVYNDRYDQTNTSKSLLRALGTTGKGGVLWMNGDVVFDPRILGRAVAFIERDQSFVTVNTSKVSDEEVKYRIDAEGFITELSKTVVGGIGEAVGINYISSRDKKAFMRQLHRVDDQDYFERGLELAIIEDGVRLEPMDISDLYAVEVDFAEDLERANQYV, from the coding sequence GTGACTCTTCAGACCGTCATCCTCGCAGCCGGTATGGGCTCGCGACTTGGCCGCAGTCTTCCCAAGTCGCTGACCGTCCTGAACGACGGCCGCTCGATCATGGGCCAGCAGCACGCGAACATCCGTGCCGCATTCGGCCGTGAGGCGCGCATCACCACGGTCGTCGGTTATCGCGCCGAGACCATCATCGAAGCGTTCCCCGACGCCGACTACGTCTACAACGACCGCTACGACCAGACGAACACGTCCAAGAGCCTGCTGCGCGCCCTCGGCACCACGGGCAAGGGCGGTGTGCTGTGGATGAACGGCGACGTCGTGTTCGACCCGCGCATCCTCGGCCGGGCGGTGGCGTTCATCGAGCGCGACCAGTCATTCGTCACGGTGAACACGTCGAAGGTCAGCGACGAAGAAGTCAAGTACCGCATCGATGCAGAGGGCTTCATCACCGAGCTGTCCAAGACGGTCGTCGGCGGCATCGGCGAAGCGGTCGGAATCAACTACATCTCCAGCCGCGACAAGAAGGCGTTCATGCGCCAGCTTCACCGTGTCGACGACCAGGATTACTTCGAGCGCGGCCTGGAGCTGGCGATCATCGAGGACGGCGTGCGCCTGGAGCCGATGGACATCTCGGATCTCTACGCGGTCGAGGTCGACTTCGCCGAAGACCTCGAGCGGGCAAATCAGTACGTCTGA
- a CDS encoding ABC transporter ATP-binding protein: protein MTKKAAKRPASKRVGKKQTAREQAGSDAAHPAAAEKDAAVVSPLGPVVVPPKPPLPALADRIEAVEPVDEEPGDTRESVEPELTRPVAEPWLGLREQNTGEEQSADADDDDPLDVTHDRAPVQPMRAEQTAAVIAPPTEPQAAPEPEPEPEPEPASAVAAAVPVPPVDTASPRAPVLVLRELTKSFRGSVAVDGIDLVVPEGTFYGLVGPNGAGKTTTLSMIAGLLLPDSGMITVHGIDAIAHPREAKRAMGVLPDRLRTFDRLTGRQLLMYYGLLRGLDGTVVSSRTADLARAFEIEDALARPVSDYSAGMTKKVMLAGAMIHAPRLLVLDEPFEAVDPVSSSVILEILGAYVAHGGTVILSSHGMEMIEAVCERVAVLVSGRVLAEGPVADVRGELTLQQRYAELTGVASDVEGLEWLHTFSG, encoded by the coding sequence GTGACGAAGAAGGCCGCGAAGCGGCCGGCGTCCAAACGAGTCGGCAAGAAGCAGACGGCGAGGGAGCAGGCGGGATCGGACGCGGCGCATCCAGCGGCCGCGGAGAAGGATGCCGCGGTGGTGTCTCCGCTGGGTCCGGTCGTCGTTCCGCCCAAACCGCCTCTGCCCGCTCTCGCCGACCGCATCGAGGCCGTCGAGCCGGTGGACGAAGAGCCGGGCGATACCCGCGAGAGCGTCGAGCCGGAGCTGACCCGCCCGGTGGCGGAGCCGTGGCTGGGGCTGCGCGAACAGAACACGGGCGAAGAGCAGTCGGCCGATGCGGATGACGACGACCCCCTCGACGTGACGCATGACCGCGCACCCGTGCAGCCGATGCGGGCCGAGCAGACCGCCGCGGTGATCGCACCGCCGACCGAGCCTCAGGCCGCACCCGAACCCGAACCCGAACCCGAACCCGAACCCGCGTCGGCTGTCGCCGCTGCCGTGCCCGTGCCGCCCGTTGACACGGCATCCCCTCGCGCTCCGGTCCTGGTGTTGCGGGAACTGACGAAGTCGTTCCGGGGCTCCGTCGCCGTCGACGGCATCGATCTGGTCGTGCCGGAGGGCACGTTCTACGGTCTGGTGGGCCCCAACGGTGCGGGCAAGACCACGACGCTGTCGATGATCGCCGGACTTCTGCTCCCCGACAGCGGCATGATCACGGTGCACGGCATCGACGCGATCGCACACCCGCGTGAAGCGAAGCGCGCGATGGGCGTGCTGCCTGATCGGCTGCGCACGTTCGATCGGCTCACCGGCCGACAGCTGCTCATGTATTACGGTCTGCTGCGCGGGCTGGACGGCACCGTCGTCAGCTCCCGCACGGCCGACCTCGCACGTGCGTTCGAGATCGAAGACGCCCTCGCGCGCCCGGTCTCGGACTACTCGGCCGGAATGACCAAGAAGGTCATGCTCGCCGGCGCGATGATCCATGCACCGCGCCTGCTCGTGCTCGATGAGCCGTTCGAGGCAGTCGATCCGGTCTCGTCGTCGGTGATCCTCGAGATCCTGGGCGCGTATGTCGCCCACGGCGGCACGGTGATCCTCTCCAGCCACGGCATGGAGATGATCGAGGCCGTGTGCGAGCGGGTGGCTGTTCTGGTCTCGGGGCGGGTACTGGCCGAAGGGCCGGTCGCCGACGTGCGCGGTGAGCTCACGCTGCAACAGCGTTATGCCGAGTTGACCGGCGTCGCTTCAGACGTGGAAGGGTTGGAATGGCTGCACACCTTCTCCGGCTGA
- a CDS encoding DUF3039 domain-containing protein, whose protein sequence is MSTPIDRPDSGGVATLDRELEELLREESIEPGDHERFSHYVKKEKILESALTGKPVRALCGKKWTPGRDPEKFPVCPTCKEIYEGLRDV, encoded by the coding sequence ATGAGCACCCCGATCGATCGTCCAGACTCCGGGGGCGTTGCCACCCTCGACCGTGAACTTGAAGAGCTCCTGCGCGAAGAGAGCATCGAGCCCGGTGACCACGAGCGCTTCTCGCACTACGTGAAGAAGGAGAAGATCCTCGAGTCCGCCCTGACGGGCAAGCCGGTCAGGGCGCTGTGCGGCAAGAAGTGGACCCCCGGCCGCGACCCCGAGAAGTTTCCCGTCTGCCCGACCTGCAAAGAGATCTACGAGGGCCTGCGCGACGTCTAG
- a CDS encoding nicotinate phosphoribosyltransferase, giving the protein MSVRSTALFTDRYELTMLEAALRDGTAGRRCVFELFTRRLSGGRRFGVLAGTGRLLSLIRDFRFDDDELRFLRDHRVVDAATLTFLESYRFTGSVRGYREGELYFPGSPVLTIEGTFAEAVVLETIALSVMNYDSAVATAAARMSIAAGDRPLAEMGSRRAGEHSAVAAARAAYIAGFGATSNLEAGRAWGIPTMGTAAHSFTLLHDSEEAAFRSQIEALGTGTTLLVDTYDIRAGVETAIRVAGTGLGGVRIDSGDLPIVAAEVRTQLDELGATGTKITVTSDLDEYAIATLAAAPVDAYGVGTSLVTGSGTPTAGMVYKLVARQADDGAWVSVAKASTDKASKGGRKAAFRMLDHGTATQELIVVSDGFEAVDTSVDHPDARALQVDLVEDGTIDTSYEDNAGVARAREHHARVREELPVQALALSRSDPAIPTVYMDAE; this is encoded by the coding sequence ATGAGCGTCCGCAGCACAGCCCTGTTCACCGACCGCTATGAGCTGACGATGCTCGAGGCGGCGCTGCGCGACGGCACCGCCGGGCGCCGCTGCGTGTTCGAACTGTTCACCCGCCGCCTGTCCGGCGGTCGCCGGTTCGGAGTGCTGGCCGGCACCGGCCGCCTGCTCTCGCTCATCCGCGACTTCCGCTTCGATGACGACGAGCTGCGGTTCCTGCGTGATCACCGAGTGGTGGATGCCGCGACCCTGACGTTCTTGGAGAGCTACCGGTTCACCGGCTCGGTCCGCGGCTACCGCGAAGGCGAACTGTACTTTCCGGGCTCCCCGGTGCTGACGATCGAGGGCACATTCGCCGAGGCGGTCGTGCTGGAAACGATCGCCTTGAGCGTCATGAACTACGACTCGGCCGTGGCCACGGCGGCGGCACGGATGTCGATCGCCGCCGGTGACCGCCCGCTGGCGGAGATGGGCTCGCGCAGGGCCGGCGAGCACTCCGCGGTGGCCGCCGCGCGCGCCGCATACATCGCCGGCTTCGGTGCGACGAGCAACCTCGAAGCCGGGCGGGCATGGGGCATCCCGACGATGGGAACCGCCGCGCATTCGTTCACGCTGCTGCACGACAGCGAGGAGGCGGCGTTCCGCTCGCAGATCGAGGCGCTGGGAACCGGCACCACACTGCTGGTGGACACCTACGACATCCGCGCCGGCGTCGAAACGGCAATCCGGGTCGCCGGCACCGGCCTGGGCGGTGTGCGCATCGACTCCGGCGACCTGCCGATCGTGGCCGCCGAAGTGCGCACGCAGCTGGACGAACTGGGCGCGACCGGCACCAAGATCACCGTCACCAGCGATCTGGACGAGTACGCGATCGCCACCTTGGCGGCAGCTCCCGTGGACGCCTACGGCGTGGGCACCTCGCTGGTCACCGGCTCGGGCACGCCCACCGCCGGCATGGTCTACAAGCTCGTCGCGCGGCAGGCCGACGACGGGGCGTGGGTGTCGGTGGCCAAGGCCTCGACCGACAAGGCGTCCAAGGGTGGTCGCAAGGCGGCGTTCCGCATGCTCGATCACGGCACTGCGACGCAGGAGCTGATCGTCGTCTCCGACGGTTTCGAAGCCGTCGACACCTCTGTCGATCACCCCGATGCGCGCGCGCTGCAGGTCGATCTGGTCGAGGACGGCACGATCGACACGTCCTATGAGGACAACGCCGGCGTCGCCCGCGCGCGCGAGCACCACGCACGCGTGCGAGAAGAGCTTCCGGTGCAGGCACTGGCCCTCAGCCGCTCCGACCCGGCGATCCCCACCGTCTACATGGACGCCGAGTAG
- the murI gene encoding glutamate racemase — MNDAPIGIFDSGVGGLTVARAVSALLPRESIRYIGDTAHSPYGPKPIADVRRYALEVLDTLVDEGVKMLVIACNTASAAMLRDARERYDVPVVEVIGPAVRTAISTTRNGRIGVIGTAGTVGSGVYQDMLGVNENLEVFARACPRFVEFVEAGVTDSGEVLAVAEDYLAPLRQAGVDTLVLGCTHYPFLEGAISYVMGEDVALVSSDTETAKDVYRQLVSRDLLAGPDATARHEYEATGDSEGEFLDLAHRLMGRGVRSVKLVQTGVIDLRSAAPTTVKGLS; from the coding sequence GTGAATGACGCGCCGATCGGGATCTTCGACTCCGGCGTCGGCGGGCTCACCGTCGCACGCGCGGTGTCGGCGCTGCTGCCGCGTGAGTCGATCCGCTACATCGGCGACACTGCGCACTCGCCGTACGGGCCCAAGCCCATCGCAGACGTGCGCCGCTACGCGCTCGAGGTGCTGGACACGCTGGTCGACGAGGGCGTGAAGATGCTGGTGATCGCATGCAACACGGCGTCGGCGGCGATGCTGCGCGACGCGCGCGAACGCTACGACGTGCCGGTCGTGGAGGTCATCGGCCCGGCGGTGCGCACGGCCATCTCGACCACGCGCAACGGCCGCATCGGGGTCATCGGCACCGCCGGCACGGTCGGCTCGGGCGTCTACCAGGACATGCTCGGCGTGAACGAGAACCTTGAGGTGTTCGCCCGTGCGTGTCCCCGGTTCGTCGAATTCGTCGAGGCGGGGGTCACCGACAGCGGTGAGGTCCTGGCGGTGGCCGAAGACTACCTCGCGCCCCTGCGCCAGGCCGGAGTCGACACGCTGGTGCTCGGCTGCACGCACTACCCGTTCCTGGAGGGCGCGATCAGCTACGTGATGGGCGAGGACGTGGCGCTGGTCTCCAGCGACACCGAGACCGCCAAAGACGTGTACCGCCAGCTCGTCTCCCGCGACCTGCTCGCGGGGCCGGATGCCACGGCCCGCCATGAGTACGAGGCCACGGGGGACTCGGAGGGCGAGTTCCTGGACCTCGCGCATCGGCTCATGGGCCGCGGGGTCCGCAGCGTCAAGCTCGTTCAGACCGGCGTCATCGATCTGCGATCCGCCGCGCCGACCACTGTGAAGGGATTGTCATGA
- the rph gene encoding ribonuclease PH has translation MTDTVRADGRTTDQLRPVTIERGWSAQAEGSALVSFGGTKVLCTASFTNGVPRWLTGKGKGWVTAEYAMLPRATNTRNDRESVKGRIGGRTHEISRLIGRALRAVVDTKALGENTIVIDCDVLQADGGTRTAAITGAYVALADAIAWGRAKKFIGQKSTVLFDSVAAVSVGIIDGEPMLDLAYVEDVRAETDMNVVVTGRGLFVEVQGTAEGAPFDKRELDALLELGVNGCEQLRDLQTATLGEAGPAGERA, from the coding sequence ATGACAGACACCGTCCGCGCCGATGGGCGTACCACCGACCAGCTGCGACCGGTCACGATCGAGCGCGGCTGGAGCGCTCAGGCCGAGGGCTCGGCGCTGGTCAGCTTCGGCGGCACCAAGGTGCTGTGCACCGCGTCGTTCACCAACGGCGTGCCGCGGTGGCTGACCGGCAAGGGCAAAGGATGGGTGACAGCCGAGTACGCGATGCTGCCCCGTGCCACCAACACGCGCAACGACCGTGAATCGGTCAAGGGCAGGATCGGCGGGCGCACGCACGAGATCTCGCGCCTGATCGGCCGCGCGCTGCGTGCGGTCGTGGACACCAAGGCGCTGGGCGAGAACACGATCGTCATCGACTGCGATGTGCTGCAGGCCGACGGCGGCACACGCACCGCTGCGATCACCGGTGCCTACGTGGCCCTGGCCGACGCGATCGCCTGGGGGCGGGCCAAGAAGTTCATCGGACAGAAGTCCACGGTCCTGTTCGACTCGGTCGCCGCGGTGTCGGTGGGCATCATCGACGGTGAGCCGATGCTCGACCTGGCCTACGTCGAAGACGTGCGGGCCGAGACCGACATGAACGTCGTGGTCACCGGCCGCGGGCTGTTCGTCGAGGTGCAGGGCACGGCTGAGGGCGCGCCGTTCGACAAGCGCGAACTGGATGCCCTGCTCGAGCTCGGCGTGAATGGATGCGAGCAGCTGCGGGATCTGCAGACGGCGACGCTGGGCGAGGCGGGCCCGGCGGGGGAGCGGGCATGA
- the rdgB gene encoding RdgB/HAM1 family non-canonical purine NTP pyrophosphatase yields MSRAVLATHNPHKVIEFAQIIAATRPDFEILGYDGPEPIEDGVTFTENALLKARVAAAHTGLPSFADDSGVAVDVLGGSPGIFSAYWAGHKKDPVANLELLLDQIGDIADPHRTARFVSVIALVLPTGQEHVVEGIWPGRIATAARGDGGFGYDPVFIPDDQPTDIERTVGEWNDDEKAAASHRARAFRELGPLLQLL; encoded by the coding sequence ATGAGTCGGGCGGTTCTTGCCACGCACAATCCGCACAAGGTCATCGAGTTCGCGCAGATCATCGCCGCGACACGCCCCGATTTCGAGATCCTCGGCTATGACGGGCCCGAGCCGATCGAAGACGGTGTGACTTTCACCGAGAACGCGCTGCTGAAGGCTCGCGTCGCCGCCGCGCACACCGGGCTGCCGTCCTTCGCCGACGACTCCGGGGTGGCGGTGGACGTGCTGGGCGGGTCGCCGGGCATCTTCTCGGCATATTGGGCCGGGCACAAGAAGGACCCGGTGGCCAACCTCGAGCTGCTGCTGGACCAGATCGGCGATATCGCCGACCCGCACCGCACGGCGCGGTTCGTCTCGGTGATCGCCCTCGTGCTGCCGACCGGTCAAGAGCACGTGGTCGAAGGGATCTGGCCGGGGCGCATCGCCACCGCCGCGCGCGGCGACGGGGGGTTCGGGTACGACCCGGTCTTCATCCCCGACGACCAGCCCACCGACATCGAGCGCACGGTCGGCGAATGGAACGACGACGAGAAGGCCGCGGCGTCCCACCGCGCACGAGCCTTCCGCGAGCTCGGCCCGCTGCTGCAACTGTTGTGA
- a CDS encoding cation diffusion facilitator family transporter: MHEHAPSGIRGASHRRLLAASLALTSVVMIVQVVGAILSGSLALLADAAHMFTDAAALVIALIASTVAARPANDRRTFGYQRAEVFGALVNAIILIVLSAWVAVEGVLRLVQTAEVEVAGGTMLVVAVIGLCANGFAMWLLSAAQRRSINVRGAYLEVMGDLIGSAMVIVAAIIILTTGWVPADAVASLAIAAMIIPRAVGLLREVVSVLGESAPRGMQVQRIRDHILSAPGVQDVHDVHVWQLTRGAPVFTAHVVIDADALRDGRSAAILTGLQGCLAEHFDVEHSTFQLEPAGHFDHEAHS, translated from the coding sequence ATGCACGAGCATGCACCCAGCGGCATCCGGGGAGCCTCCCATCGGCGCCTGCTGGCCGCATCGCTCGCGCTGACCTCGGTGGTCATGATCGTGCAGGTCGTCGGTGCGATCCTGTCGGGCTCGCTCGCGCTGCTGGCGGACGCCGCCCACATGTTCACCGATGCGGCGGCGCTGGTGATCGCGCTGATCGCGAGCACGGTGGCCGCGCGGCCGGCCAACGACCGACGCACGTTCGGGTACCAGCGGGCCGAGGTGTTCGGCGCGCTGGTGAACGCGATCATCCTGATCGTCCTGTCGGCATGGGTCGCAGTGGAAGGCGTGCTGCGCCTCGTGCAGACGGCCGAGGTCGAAGTGGCGGGCGGGACCATGCTGGTCGTGGCCGTCATCGGGCTGTGCGCGAACGGCTTCGCGATGTGGCTGCTGTCGGCCGCGCAGCGCCGCAGCATCAACGTGCGCGGCGCCTACCTCGAGGTGATGGGCGATCTGATCGGCTCAGCGATGGTCATCGTCGCGGCGATCATCATCCTGACCACCGGATGGGTCCCCGCCGATGCGGTCGCCTCGCTGGCGATCGCCGCGATGATCATCCCGCGCGCGGTCGGGCTGCTGCGCGAGGTCGTCTCGGTGCTGGGGGAGTCGGCGCCGCGCGGCATGCAGGTGCAGAGGATTCGCGACCACATCCTCAGCGCGCCGGGCGTGCAGGACGTGCACGACGTGCACGTGTGGCAGCTCACCCGCGGTGCCCCCGTGTTCACCGCGCATGTCGTGATCGATGCCGACGCGCTGCGCGACGGGCGATCGGCTGCGATCCTGACGGGGCTGCAGGGATGCCTGGCCGAGCACTTCGACGTCGAGCATTCGACGTTCCAGCTCGAGCCGGCCGGCCACTTCGATCACGAGGCGCACAGCTGA